A section of the Actinomycetota bacterium genome encodes:
- a CDS encoding MFS transporter, producing the protein MPPEPRPAALASLVPALTFLSVVRLVTNTGYRFLYPFLPVVARGLGVSLERAGLLISGLSLAGLTTPAVAALNARRGERHRRLATVGLLAFATGAALAAATTVYVAVLAGFVLLGAAKPVYDVAAHSYLAERTPYARRARILAVIELTWAGALLIGAPAAGWLIHRAGWRAPLWVFGALGALALVAVPWALDPDRPGTDPGTRTALILDRSSVALLVVTTLFSYGAEVTFVVFGAWLERDFGVSVIGLGVFSTLIGVAELLGSSGVVAFGDRIGKRPSVTWGLLLAIVGFSALAFTDDLAPGLAALALALFGFEFTIVSAIPLASEAHPQARSRYLALMVAAISLPRAVAAATGPALFTRVGLAGNAAVAVGANLAALVVLRRFVADRPSDHGGGGT; encoded by the coding sequence GTGCCGCCCGAGCCCCGCCCCGCCGCGCTCGCGTCGCTCGTTCCGGCACTGACGTTCCTCAGCGTGGTGCGTCTGGTGACCAACACGGGCTACCGGTTCCTGTACCCGTTCCTTCCGGTGGTGGCCCGCGGGCTGGGCGTCTCGCTGGAACGTGCCGGGCTGCTGATCTCCGGCTTGTCGCTCGCGGGCTTGACCACTCCTGCGGTCGCCGCGCTCAACGCCCGGAGAGGTGAACGTCACCGTCGGCTCGCCACGGTGGGGCTGCTCGCGTTCGCGACCGGCGCGGCGCTGGCGGCGGCGACCACGGTGTACGTGGCGGTGCTGGCAGGGTTCGTGCTGCTGGGAGCCGCGAAGCCGGTCTACGACGTGGCCGCTCACTCCTACCTCGCTGAGCGCACCCCGTACGCGCGCCGCGCCCGGATCCTGGCGGTCATCGAGCTGACCTGGGCAGGGGCACTGCTGATCGGCGCGCCCGCTGCGGGGTGGTTGATCCACCGGGCGGGGTGGCGTGCGCCGCTGTGGGTGTTCGGCGCACTGGGAGCCCTCGCGCTCGTGGCCGTCCCGTGGGCGCTTGACCCGGACCGCCCGGGAACCGATCCCGGGACCCGGACCGCCCTGATCCTGGATCGCAGCAGCGTCGCGCTGCTGGTGGTGACCACGCTGTTCAGCTACGGCGCCGAGGTCACGTTCGTGGTGTTCGGGGCGTGGCTGGAGCGCGACTTCGGCGTGTCCGTGATCGGGCTCGGTGTGTTCTCGACGCTGATCGGGGTGGCGGAGCTGCTGGGATCGAGCGGCGTGGTCGCCTTCGGCGACCGGATCGGGAAGCGCCCCTCTGTCACATGGGGCCTGCTCCTGGCGATCGTGGGCTTCTCGGCTCTTGCGTTCACCGACGACCTGGCGCCCGGTCTGGCCGCACTGGCGCTGGCGCTGTTCGGGTTCGAGTTCACGATCGTCTCGGCGATCCCGCTGGCGAGCGAAGCCCATCCCCAGGCACGCAGCCGCTACCTCGCCCTGATGGTCGCCGCGATCTCGCTCCCGCGGGCCGTTGCCGCCGCCACCGGCCCAGCGCTGTTCACGCGGGTGGGCCTGGCCGGGAACGCCGCGGTCGCGGTCGGCGCCAACCTGGCTGCCCTGGTGGTGCTGCGCCGGTTCGTTGCCGACCGCCCCTCCGACCATGGAGGCGGTGGGACGTGA